The following are encoded in a window of Mycoplasmopsis bovis PG45 genomic DNA:
- a CDS encoding DNA polymerase III subunit beta, which yields MKIIVNKNFLDDIIEIVSRFSDPISSLYGMRCIKITANKNFVKFEASNEITNIIKKINVDDSKIIVEEDGELLVQANYFKSIIKKLNGFIEIKTYFNKMEIRQQDSVYTLTLNELISFPQIDENINIKKFNINTEEFKKAVKNVAFAASNGANLIYKCINFKSSGNKLSLAATDTFRLAYYSIKTDQILDDFDFSVNAKDVKELLPADAPKIVTMFYNSIKFGVEYDNTIITARITDLPYHNVEQLFNKAISNTKHKITIEKSEFNNLLNKIWINSSSDKQNRIELKISNSEINIYTKLDELGDSNVKTTKFVLDGSPFVFDMNFNYLKEAIAITEGETYILIDEKVQNIVLFSKENPNSKQIITPLRR from the coding sequence ATGAAAATTATTGTAAATAAAAATTTTTTAGATGACATAATCGAGATTGTATCTAGATTCTCGGATCCAATTAGTTCTTTATATGGAATGAGATGTATAAAAATAACAGCAAATAAAAATTTTGTTAAATTTGAAGCTTCAAATGAAATAACTAACATAATTAAGAAAATTAATGTTGATGATTCAAAAATTATTGTAGAAGAAGACGGAGAACTTTTAGTTCAAGCAAATTATTTCAAAAGTATTATCAAAAAATTAAATGGTTTTATAGAAATAAAAACATATTTCAATAAAATGGAAATTAGACAACAAGATTCAGTTTATACACTTACATTAAACGAGTTAATTTCTTTTCCTCAAATCGACGAAAATATAAATATTAAAAAATTCAATATAAATACAGAAGAATTTAAAAAAGCTGTTAAAAATGTGGCTTTTGCAGCAAGTAATGGTGCAAATTTAATATACAAATGTATAAATTTTAAAAGTTCTGGAAATAAACTAAGTTTAGCGGCAACTGATACATTTAGATTAGCTTATTATTCAATCAAAACTGATCAAATTTTAGATGATTTTGATTTTAGTGTTAATGCAAAAGATGTTAAAGAGTTACTTCCAGCAGATGCACCAAAAATTGTAACAATGTTTTACAACTCTATAAAATTTGGTGTTGAATATGATAATACAATAATAACAGCAAGAATTACTGATTTACCCTATCATAATGTTGAACAATTGTTTAACAAAGCAATTTCAAACACAAAACATAAAATAACCATTGAAAAATCTGAATTCAATAATCTTCTAAATAAAATTTGAATTAATTCTTCATCAGATAAACAAAACCGAATTGAATTAAAAATATCTAATAGTGAAATAAATATTTATACAAAATTAGATGAGTTAGGAGATTCAAACGTTAAGACAACTAAATTTGTTTTAGATGGTTCGCCTTTTGTTTTTGATATGAATTTTAATTATTTAAAAGAAGCTATAGCGATCACCGAAGGTGAAACATATATTTTAATTGATGAAAAGGTACAAAACATTGTTTTATTTTCTAAAGAAAATCCAAATTCAAAACAAATAATAACGCCACTTAGAAGGTAA
- a CDS encoding RNA-binding S4 domain-containing protein yields the protein MKPEIYIKDDSITIGQLLKKIGLIQTGGGAKFYLESNKVLINNKKPEGRNTKVKNGDLLIINSNIFIVKKETVFD from the coding sequence ATGAAACCTGAAATTTATATTAAAGATGACTCCATAACAATTGGTCAATTACTAAAAAAAATTGGTTTAATTCAAACAGGCGGAGGTGCAAAATTTTATTTAGAAAGTAATAAAGTTTTAATAAATAATAAAAAACCTGAAGGAAGAAACACTAAGGTTAAAAACGGCGATTTGCTTATAATAAATTCAAACATTTTTATTGTAAAAAAAGAGACTGTTTTTGATTAA
- a CDS encoding alpha/beta fold hydrolase produces MKPIYKYNVVFKDNNNPDENIIFCHGLNSTADRFDIFKNYWTKSNYYALQFPASNLTPVLEGDEPSVFCFARLVVEFVEKNNLKNVTLIGHSLGGGTISLAYQMRPDLFKKLVYIAPMNKPALALYDRYKKDYFPQDYEGFLDLMRSLYYDISKFTSDPEWVKEQKENFDPYLYNNPDIVKLGTPDMRVFEAIEETLKIIKVPTILILGEKDGVILRQECIDYFKKYVQNVEIHWIPKTGHMMYLEDWNSFINILEPFLGK; encoded by the coding sequence ATGAAACCAATTTACAAATATAATGTTGTTTTTAAAGACAATAATAATCCAGATGAAAATATTATTTTTTGTCATGGATTAAATTCAACAGCTGATAGATTTGATATTTTTAAAAATTATTGAACAAAGTCAAACTACTATGCTTTACAATTTCCTGCCAGCAATCTAACACCTGTTTTAGAAGGTGACGAACCTAGTGTGTTTTGCTTTGCAAGATTAGTTGTTGAATTTGTAGAAAAAAATAATTTAAAAAATGTAACTCTTATAGGTCACTCATTAGGAGGTGGAACAATTTCTTTAGCCTATCAAATGAGACCTGATTTATTTAAAAAATTAGTTTATATTGCTCCAATGAACAAACCTGCGTTAGCATTATATGATAGGTATAAAAAAGATTACTTTCCTCAAGACTATGAGGGCTTTTTAGATTTAATGCGGTCATTATATTATGATATTTCTAAATTCACGTCTGACCCTGAATGAGTAAAAGAGCAAAAAGAAAATTTTGATCCCTATTTGTATAACAACCCTGACATTGTAAAATTAGGAACACCAGATATGAGAGTTTTTGAAGCCATTGAAGAAACTTTAAAAATAATCAAAGTTCCCACAATTTTAATTCTTGGTGAAAAAGACGGTGTTATCTTAAGACAAGAATGTATTGATTATTTTAAAAAGTATGTTCAAAACGTAGAAATACATTGAATCCCTAAAACAGGGCATATGATGTATCTTGAAGACTGAAATTCATTTATTAATATACTAGAACCTTTTTTGGGCAAATAA
- a CDS encoding alpha/beta fold hydrolase, whose translation MSIIYKYDYVFKDNNNSEENIIFCHGFNSSPNSFKIFENYWTKSNYYALQFPGNNHTEIKEADDATVECYSDLLINFIEDNKLKNIILIGHSMGGGTISLAYQKKPELFKKLIYLAPTNKSSQNVTEAFLRDYFPKNFDEFIGFFKSLYYDVSKFTSNESWMRLVKNTFDPYDFNNSTITKLGQYLISNEFHDKLELALKSVNIPALLILGEDDGVVDRDLCLEYFKENVKNVKALWMPKTGHMMFEEDWDNFIKIVEEFLNS comes from the coding sequence ATGAGTATTATTTATAAATATGATTATGTTTTCAAAGACAATAATAATTCAGAAGAAAACATAATTTTTTGCCACGGATTTAATTCTTCACCAAACTCTTTCAAAATTTTCGAGAATTATTGAACAAAGTCTAATTATTATGCTCTTCAATTCCCTGGAAATAATCACACCGAGATTAAAGAAGCTGATGATGCAACTGTTGAGTGTTATTCTGATTTATTAATTAATTTTATTGAAGACAATAAGTTAAAAAATATTATTTTAATTGGTCATTCTATGGGTGGAGGAACCATTTCGTTAGCTTATCAGAAAAAACCTGAATTATTTAAAAAATTAATTTATTTAGCACCAACAAACAAATCGTCTCAAAACGTTACTGAAGCTTTTCTTAGAGATTATTTTCCTAAAAATTTCGATGAGTTTATAGGTTTTTTTAAGTCTTTATATTATGATGTGAGTAAGTTTACATCTAATGAATCATGAATGAGATTAGTCAAAAACACATTTGATCCTTATGATTTTAATAATTCAACAATTACTAAGTTGGGTCAATATTTAATAAGTAATGAATTTCATGACAAATTAGAATTAGCTCTTAAATCAGTTAATATACCTGCATTGCTTATTTTAGGTGAGGATGATGGCGTTGTTGATAGAGATCTTTGCCTGGAATATTTTAAAGAGAATGTAAAAAATGTAAAAGCATTATGAATGCCAAAAACAGGACATATGATGTTTGAAGAAGACTGAGATAACTTTATTAAGATTGTTGAAGAGTTTTTGAATTCGTAG
- a CDS encoding NADH-dependent flavin oxidoreductase has product MNKYSPLFTPFKLKNFILKNRFVLSPMTLSLATKDGKVTKEEQDYSARRADCAPLLISGGTYFDEFGQLFEYGYSAKSNDDIESLKKLAIAMKSKGNIAILQLAHAGKFSKASLKKHGFLYGPSYEKNHIPIEHEVFELNIGQIKQIIKDYASATKRAIEAGFDGIEISMAQRLLIQTFFSSIVNKRNDEYSSKTFENRSRLCLEIVEEIRKVINEYANKDFVFGFRATPEETYGPELGYSVLDFIDLIEAVISKGKIDYLAIASWSHNIYLNKVRSDNQYKGELINKVIYDKFRERLPIISSGGINTPQKCLDALKYSDLVGLSSVFVADPEFVQKIENNEEDKINLSIKFEQLNELAIPETSFKGIVEMFGFCETIPTESLKTLKENSKQK; this is encoded by the coding sequence ATGAATAAATACTCGCCATTATTTACACCTTTTAAGCTTAAAAACTTTATTTTAAAAAATCGTTTTGTCCTCTCTCCAATGACTTTAAGTTTGGCAACTAAAGATGGAAAAGTTACCAAAGAAGAGCAAGATTATTCAGCGCGCAGGGCTGATTGTGCTCCATTACTTATTTCTGGTGGAACTTATTTTGATGAATTTGGTCAACTTTTTGAATATGGATATAGTGCTAAGAGTAATGATGATATTGAATCGTTAAAAAAATTAGCTATTGCAATGAAATCAAAAGGCAATATAGCAATTTTGCAACTGGCACATGCTGGAAAATTCTCAAAAGCAAGCTTAAAAAAGCACGGCTTTCTTTATGGGCCTTCTTATGAAAAAAACCATATTCCTATAGAACATGAAGTCTTTGAATTAAATATAGGGCAAATTAAGCAAATAATCAAAGATTATGCATCAGCTACAAAAAGAGCTATAGAAGCCGGTTTTGATGGAATTGAAATTTCAATGGCTCAAAGACTACTAATACAAACATTTTTTAGTTCTATTGTTAATAAGAGAAATGATGAATATTCTTCAAAAACTTTTGAAAACAGGTCTCGACTGTGTTTAGAAATTGTTGAAGAAATAAGAAAAGTTATTAATGAATATGCAAACAAAGACTTTGTTTTTGGATTTCGAGCAACTCCAGAAGAAACATATGGACCTGAATTAGGATATAGTGTATTAGATTTTATAGATCTTATAGAAGCCGTTATTTCTAAAGGAAAAATTGATTATTTAGCAATTGCTTCTTGAAGTCATAATATTTATCTTAATAAGGTAAGATCAGACAACCAATATAAGGGTGAACTTATTAACAAAGTTATTTATGATAAATTTAGAGAAAGACTTCCTATTATTTCATCAGGTGGGATAAACACACCTCAAAAATGCCTTGATGCATTGAAATATTCAGATTTAGTGGGATTAAGCTCTGTGTTTGTTGCTGATCCTGAGTTTGTTCAAAAAATTGAAAATAATGAAGAAGATAAAATAAACTTATCAATAAAATTTGAACAGTTAAATGAATTGGCTATTCCTGAAACATCATTTAAAGGAATAGTTGAAATGTTTGGGTTTTGTGAAACAATTCCAACTGAGTCATTAAAAACACTGAAAGAAAACTCAAAACAAAAATAA
- a CDS encoding lipoate--protein ligase → MILIEPIRNGKYIKDGAYYLATQIWALSHLKFDEIVAFPAVLDPYVQIGYFQNPEVEVNFKYLKEHNIPIVRRDTGGGAIYIDSNQMGVCYLIPYKNNESILGNYEKFLEPAIRIIKELGAKNVIQSGKNDLTIDGFKVSGAAMALIGDTIYGGNTYIYKIDYDAMSQVLRPNRKKIEAKGIKSIRQRIAQLSDYFDEPYKNMDIFEFKDLVVKKLFNVQDLSEIKRYVLTEHDWEQIDELVNAKYKNWDWNYGLSPRYEYNRDARLAIGTINFSLAIEGQKIKKIKISGDFFAKKNITELEKSLVGVKLDYDELLSAINKANLDEYFFNNISAEEVVKVILGEVDDE, encoded by the coding sequence ATGATTTTAATTGAGCCAATTAGAAATGGTAAATACATAAAAGATGGAGCTTATTATCTAGCTACTCAAATATGAGCACTAAGTCATCTAAAATTTGATGAAATTGTTGCTTTCCCTGCTGTTTTAGATCCTTATGTTCAAATAGGGTATTTTCAAAATCCAGAAGTTGAAGTCAATTTTAAATACTTAAAAGAACATAATATTCCAATTGTTCGTAGAGACACTGGTGGCGGTGCAATATATATTGACAGCAACCAAATGGGGGTTTGCTATTTAATTCCATACAAAAATAATGAAAGCATTTTAGGTAACTATGAAAAATTTTTAGAGCCGGCTATAAGAATTATTAAAGAACTAGGAGCTAAAAATGTTATTCAATCAGGCAAAAACGATCTAACTATTGATGGCTTTAAGGTAAGTGGTGCAGCTATGGCATTAATTGGTGACACAATTTATGGTGGCAATACTTATATATATAAAATTGATTATGATGCTATGTCACAAGTTCTAAGGCCTAATCGTAAGAAAATAGAAGCTAAAGGAATTAAATCAATAAGACAAAGAATTGCACAATTAAGTGACTATTTTGATGAACCATATAAAAATATGGATATTTTTGAATTTAAAGATTTAGTTGTTAAAAAATTGTTTAATGTTCAAGATTTAAGTGAAATTAAAAGATATGTTTTAACTGAGCATGATTGAGAACAAATTGATGAATTAGTTAATGCTAAATATAAAAACTGAGACTGAAACTATGGACTAAGTCCTAGATATGAATATAACCGCGACGCACGCTTAGCAATTGGTACAATTAACTTCTCACTTGCTATAGAAGGTCAAAAAATTAAGAAAATTAAAATAAGTGGAGACTTTTTTGCTAAAAAAAATATAACAGAATTAGAAAAGTCCTTGGTTGGTGTTAAGTTAGATTATGATGAATTATTAAGTGCTATAAATAAGGCAAATTTAGATGAATACTTTTTTAACAATATAAGCGCAGAAGAAGTTGTAAAAGTAATATTAGGTGAGGTAGATGATGAATAA
- a CDS encoding lipoate--protein ligase, with translation MILVEPIRNGKYVKDGAYWLAIQIWAMNHLRLNEKIVFPGIAAPHIQLGYFQNPEVEVNFKYLKEHNLEVVRRNTGGGAIYIDDNSVNVCYLIPYDEKDNILGNYDKFYEPTIKMLKELGAKNVVQSGKNDLTIDGKKVSGAAMMLNGDVIYGGNSLLYKVDYDAMVDSLNPNRKKIEAKGVKSIRQRVAPLSNYFDEQYRNLDIFEFKDLVIKKLFGVDDLSKVKRYELTEQDWAQVDELVNTKYKNWDWNYGLSPRYEYNRDARLAIGTINFSLAVEGQRIEKIKISGDFFAKKDITELEKALVGTKMTFDDLVKAFKDADIQSYFFNEISPEEVSKIILDEE, from the coding sequence ATGATATTAGTAGAACCAATTAGAAATGGTAAATATGTTAAGGATGGCGCATACTGACTAGCTATTCAAATTTGAGCAATGAACCATTTAAGATTAAATGAAAAAATTGTTTTTCCAGGTATAGCTGCTCCACATATTCAATTAGGATATTTCCAAAATCCTGAAGTTGAAGTTAACTTTAAATATTTAAAAGAACATAATTTAGAAGTTGTTCGTCGTAACACAGGTGGTGGTGCTATTTATATTGATGACAATTCTGTTAATGTTTGTTATTTAATTCCATATGACGAAAAGGACAATATTTTAGGGAACTATGACAAATTTTATGAACCAACAATCAAAATGTTGAAAGAATTAGGTGCTAAAAATGTTGTTCAATCAGGTAAAAATGACTTAACAATTGATGGAAAAAAGGTAAGTGGAGCTGCCATGATGCTAAATGGAGATGTAATTTATGGCGGAAACTCACTTTTATATAAAGTTGACTATGATGCAATGGTTGATTCATTGAATCCTAACCGTAAAAAAATCGAAGCTAAAGGAGTTAAATCAATAAGACAAAGAGTTGCGCCTTTAAGCAATTACTTTGATGAACAATACCGCAATTTAGATATTTTTGAATTCAAAGACCTAGTTATTAAAAAATTATTTGGTGTTGATGACTTAAGCAAAGTTAAACGTTATGAATTAACAGAACAGGACTGAGCACAGGTAGATGAATTAGTTAATACAAAATATAAAAACTGAGATTGAAACTATGGATTAAGTCCTAGATATGAATATAACCGTGACGCCCGTTTAGCTATTGGTACAATTAACTTCTCGCTTGCAGTTGAAGGCCAAAGAATTGAAAAAATCAAAATAAGTGGGGACTTCTTTGCTAAAAAAGATATTACAGAATTAGAAAAGGCTTTAGTTGGCACAAAAATGACTTTTGATGATTTGGTTAAAGCTTTTAAAGATGCTGATATACAAAGCTACTTCTTTAATGAGATAAGCCCAGAAGAAGTTTCAAAAATAATTTTAGATGAAGAATAA
- a CDS encoding deacetylase SIR2, giving the protein MLKLNSTKELDALINEADAIVIGIGSGMTSADGIGYSGTRFVENFKDFIDEFKFLDMLQASVYHFDDIQNYWAFHSRFMKLNYFDQPASESFLKLKEYLKGKSYHIITTNSDNSLEAADFDAEKIFYIQGKYNLLQCSRMCHNTLYSNDKVVYEMIEKQKNMKVPLEIIPRCPKCNDFLEVNKRLKGKGMVEDARFFEEKKMYEDFIYRHKGQKILFWEIGVGYSTPTLIKFPFWEMTKEYLSSKYIAMNNKSYRTPLEIRQRTYVWTDDIKDTINKLLEVKNDISRTN; this is encoded by the coding sequence ATGTTGAAATTAAATTCTACTAAAGAACTAGATGCATTAATTAATGAGGCTGATGCAATTGTTATTGGTATTGGCTCAGGAATGACTAGTGCAGACGGCATAGGTTACAGTGGAACTAGATTTGTCGAAAATTTTAAAGATTTTATTGATGAATTTAAATTCTTAGATATGTTACAAGCCAGTGTATATCATTTTGATGATATACAGAATTATTGAGCGTTTCACTCAAGATTTATGAAGCTTAATTACTTTGACCAGCCAGCAAGCGAAAGTTTCTTAAAACTAAAGGAATATTTAAAGGGCAAGAGCTATCACATAATTACTACTAACAGTGATAATTCTTTAGAAGCAGCTGATTTTGATGCTGAAAAGATTTTTTATATTCAAGGTAAATACAACCTGCTTCAATGTTCAAGGATGTGTCATAATACGCTTTATTCAAATGATAAAGTTGTTTATGAAATGATTGAGAAGCAAAAAAATATGAAAGTTCCTTTAGAAATTATTCCACGCTGTCCAAAATGCAATGATTTTTTGGAAGTAAACAAAAGACTTAAAGGAAAAGGAATGGTTGAAGACGCACGCTTTTTTGAAGAGAAGAAAATGTATGAAGACTTTATTTATAGACATAAAGGTCAAAAAATTCTTTTCTGAGAAATAGGCGTTGGCTACTCAACACCAACATTAATTAAGTTTCCTTTTTGAGAAATGACTAAAGAATATTTAAGCTCAAAATACATTGCTATGAACAATAAATCATACAGAACGCCTTTAGAAATAAGACAAAGAACCTATGTTTGAACAGATGACATAAAAGATACAATTAATAAATTATTAGAGGTTAAAAATGATATTAGTAGAACCAATTAG
- a CDS encoding calcium-binding protein: MKKVVKYLVVEKLEGKEQYYLRFTPEMQDDIGTIGFIQYKNTDKKVLHKDDIFLNLEASKAILTLKMPFDASVVEINKDAMANPKLLSSPNENENWVMILSDIDPKTLEQLEDF, from the coding sequence ATGAAAAAAGTTGTTAAATATTTAGTTGTTGAAAAATTAGAAGGAAAAGAACAATACTACTTAAGATTTACGCCTGAAATGCAAGATGACATAGGAACAATTGGTTTTATTCAATATAAAAATACTGATAAAAAAGTTCTACACAAAGATGACATTTTCTTAAACTTGGAAGCTTCTAAAGCTATTTTGACTCTTAAAATGCCTTTCGATGCCTCTGTTGTTGAAATTAATAAGGATGCAATGGCAAATCCAAAATTACTAAGTTCTCCAAATGAAAATGAAAACTGAGTAATGATTTTAAGTGATATAGATCCTAAAACTTTAGAACAACTAGAAGATTTTTAA
- a CDS encoding LLM class flavin-dependent oxidoreductase, protein MKISILDHGLLTIQNNYLKAYNEVIELCQYAKDLGFYSFWISEQHNVNSLVISSPLILLNHLANKVGKIKLGCGGIMLANYQAYSVAEQIQTLNLLHPDRFIYGFGSNIGTKETIELLRPSLTSEEFQQKLLDVDNYINGKNSVFLRVNPNISQKIVPVMLVTSEQSAIFAAKNKFVINYGWFLNPSIIYAETVINSYFEAYKTAWNENPSDIGISVNIVSGINSASASKNHDLLAFYRSFANPNEFSFFPTFKDFNLFNFDDEQRKNFVRLRKSIFNVYDEKDMNRLNKLCLDLKVNHLMILPTLADINERKIAIKNVADFYFKRSKNEKSC, encoded by the coding sequence ATGAAGATAAGCATTCTTGATCATGGATTATTAACTATCCAAAATAATTATTTAAAGGCATATAATGAAGTTATTGAACTTTGTCAATATGCAAAAGATTTAGGTTTTTACTCATTTTGGATTAGTGAACAACACAATGTGAACTCATTAGTTATTTCTAGTCCGCTTATTCTTCTTAATCATTTAGCTAATAAAGTTGGCAAAATTAAATTAGGTTGTGGCGGAATTATGCTTGCTAATTACCAAGCCTATAGTGTGGCAGAACAAATTCAGACACTTAATTTGTTACATCCCGATCGCTTTATTTATGGATTTGGCTCAAATATAGGCACAAAAGAAACAATTGAATTACTGAGGCCTTCGCTGACTTCTGAAGAATTTCAACAAAAGCTTTTGGATGTGGATAATTACATTAACGGCAAAAATTCTGTTTTTTTAAGAGTTAATCCAAATATTAGCCAAAAAATTGTGCCGGTGATGCTTGTTACATCAGAACAGAGCGCAATATTTGCTGCTAAGAACAAATTTGTAATAAACTATGGATGATTTTTAAATCCATCAATAATTTATGCAGAAACAGTAATTAATTCATACTTTGAAGCCTATAAAACAGCTTGAAATGAAAACCCATCAGATATTGGAATTAGTGTAAATATTGTGAGTGGAATAAATTCTGCAAGTGCATCTAAAAATCACGATTTGCTTGCATTTTACCGTTCTTTTGCAAATCCTAATGAGTTTTCTTTCTTTCCAACCTTCAAGGATTTCAATTTATTTAATTTTGATGATGAACAAAGAAAAAACTTTGTGCGCTTACGTAAAAGCATTTTTAATGTTTATGATGAAAAAGATATGAATCGGCTTAATAAATTATGTTTAGATTTGAAAGTAAATCATTTGATGATTTTGCCAACTTTAGCAGATATAAATGAACGTAAAATAGCTATCAAGAATGTTGCAGATTTTTATTTTAAAAGGAGCAAGAATGAAAAAAGTTGTTAA
- a CDS encoding IS1634-like element ISMbov2 family transposase, with protein sequence MAIPKDILKIPRPSSTRVKATSKEGIYNVIQRTSIRKNEKIIPVEKGVIGKIINGVFQSIEKQTYEVDIKSYGLFALNEKLNNHIFRELLNFYDFEDARKLYVIASLRTMFSDIKNEHLKHEYDTNFISEIYPKCALSPNTISSFLEKIGKSSSKMEDFMNKRLEEFSNHSIVIDGMLKNNTSETNIFSEMSRKSRTKGAQNLNLIYAYDINAQEPVASSVYPGNMLDYTAFRDFLRTYKIKNGFLILDRGFDDKECKNLMREKNIKYLMPIKINHTFKKFNLKSGFNFTFTYDDDTIRAKKIIINNKYYLCYKSTLTEMVEKKNFISRAHKKGAYDEIKLLERENLFGLIIFECNYDLDLKDIYVAYKKRWEIELLFKQFKNVLEQNEANVQGNYRLLATEFINFLSSIMLCRIKNHLLNSGVLDNRTISETFRYLSKIIKKRKSRKREEWDDVETLKYIKELKSILKI encoded by the coding sequence ATGGCCATTCCTAAAGACATATTAAAAATTCCAAGACCATCTAGTACCAGAGTAAAAGCAACCTCAAAAGAAGGTATTTATAATGTTATACAAAGAACATCAATAAGAAAAAATGAAAAAATTATTCCTGTTGAAAAAGGAGTGATTGGAAAGATTATTAATGGTGTTTTTCAAAGCATAGAAAAGCAAACATATGAAGTAGATATTAAATCATATGGTTTATTTGCGCTAAATGAAAAATTAAACAATCATATCTTTAGAGAACTTTTAAATTTTTATGATTTTGAAGATGCTAGAAAATTATATGTTATAGCCTCTTTAAGAACTATGTTTTCAGATATTAAAAACGAACATTTAAAACATGAGTATGATACAAATTTTATTTCTGAAATATACCCAAAATGTGCACTATCACCAAACACTATCTCAAGTTTTTTAGAGAAAATAGGTAAATCTAGTTCGAAGATGGAAGACTTTATGAATAAAAGATTAGAAGAGTTTTCAAACCACTCAATAGTTATTGATGGTATGTTGAAAAACAATACATCAGAAACTAACATTTTCTCTGAAATGTCTAGAAAGTCTAGAACTAAAGGCGCTCAAAACTTAAACCTTATTTATGCTTATGATATTAATGCACAAGAACCTGTTGCAAGTTCTGTTTACCCAGGAAATATGCTAGATTACACTGCTTTTAGAGACTTTTTAAGAACTTATAAGATTAAAAATGGATTCTTAATTCTTGATAGAGGATTTGATGATAAAGAATGTAAAAACTTAATGAGAGAAAAAAATATTAAATATTTAATGCCTATAAAAATAAATCATACTTTTAAAAAATTTAATTTAAAATCTGGATTTAATTTCACTTTTACCTATGATGACGACACGATAAGAGCAAAGAAAATTATCATCAACAACAAATATTATCTTTGTTATAAATCAACCCTAACTGAAATGGTAGAAAAGAAAAATTTCATAAGTCGTGCACACAAAAAAGGTGCGTATGATGAAATTAAATTACTAGAAAGAGAAAATCTTTTTGGATTAATAATTTTTGAGTGTAATTATGATTTGGACTTAAAAGATATTTATGTCGCATATAAAAAGAGATGAGAAATTGAATTGCTTTTTAAACAGTTTAAAAATGTGCTTGAACAAAACGAAGCAAATGTTCAAGGAAACTATAGATTATTAGCAACTGAATTTATTAACTTTTTATCTTCAATTATGCTTTGCAGAATAAAAAACCACCTCTTAAATAGTGGCGTTCTTGACAATAGAACAATTAGTGAAACTTTTAGATATTTATCGAAAATAATCAAGAAGAGAAAGTCTAGAAAAAGAGAAGAATGAGATGATGTTGAAACATTAAAATATATTAAAGAATTGAAGTCTATTTTAAAAATATAG
- a CDS encoding MAG0110 family membrane protein, translating into MENRLIENQKSSQNEFNRFNRATSVVSRKNAFLGASVGWFSYSTFVAFISAIVMLVFFSHALVFMKQNIFLALGLSFLLIIFIFVEFIVGPRMSFWTQLVIITLSMVLFGIVVLSFAIVELLETFAKGAQNINLPLAQTFGVIIAPIVIMAIMAILAYFDLIKIKIAYALTIFIFISFLFIWIISSFIFSSWLYSLIPAFGFALMVCYMAIDWWLISRYNKAFNATVSNEATKKEFMKLTIYFGFKLAYDYLWALIYLVKLIRLAKN; encoded by the coding sequence ATGGAAAATAGATTGATAGAAAATCAAAAAAGTAGTCAAAATGAATTCAACAGATTCAATAGAGCCACATCAGTAGTAAGCAGAAAAAATGCTTTTCTAGGTGCTTCAGTTGGTTGATTTTCATATTCTACATTTGTCGCATTTATTAGCGCTATTGTAATGCTTGTATTTTTTAGCCATGCACTAGTATTTATGAAGCAAAACATCTTTTTAGCACTAGGGCTTTCGTTCTTGTTAATAATATTTATTTTTGTTGAATTTATTGTAGGCCCAAGAATGAGCTTTTGGACGCAGCTTGTCATAATAACATTAAGCATGGTTCTGTTTGGAATTGTTGTACTATCATTTGCAATTGTTGAATTATTAGAAACGTTTGCTAAAGGTGCACAAAATATAAACTTACCTCTTGCTCAAACTTTTGGTGTCATAATTGCCCCAATTGTTATTATGGCTATTATGGCAATATTAGCCTACTTTGATTTGATTAAAATTAAAATAGCATATGCATTAACAATATTTATATTCATAAGTTTTTTATTTATTTGAATAATAAGCTCTTTCATTTTTAGCTCATGACTTTATTCATTAATTCCTGCATTTGGCTTTGCTTTAATGGTTTGTTATATGGCTATTGATTGATGACTAATTAGCAGATACAACAAAGCATTTAATGCTACAGTAAGTAATGAAGCAACTAAAAAAGAATTTATGAAGTTAACAATATATTTTGGCTTCAAATTAGCATACGACTACTTATGAGCTTTAATTTACTTAGTAAAACTTATTAGATTAGCTAAAAACTAG